From a region of the Lactuca sativa cultivar Salinas chromosome 4, Lsat_Salinas_v11, whole genome shotgun sequence genome:
- the LOC111906998 gene encoding plasmodesmata-located protein 8, translating into MFKYHKLSSIFLIIVIFLSYLIKSHIFIYYGCSQEKFQPNTPSETNLNSLLSLFVSSSSQALYSSYAIGNDTNASSESSVYGLYQCRGDLRTQDCAKCIKEAVSEVGLACPYSYSGSLQLNECLVRFEHYDFFGELDTNLRFKKCSKSVSHDVEFIKRRDDVLSELGEANQGFRVGSEGLVQGFSQCLGDVNPNDCSSCLGEAISKLKSLCRSSEAGDVFLAQCYVRYWASGYYNSPPESSGGDDIGKTIAIIIGVVAGVVAFIVLLSFCRKS; encoded by the exons ATGTTCAAATATCACAAACTCTCTTCAATATTCCTCATCATCGTCATCTTCCTCTCTTACCTGATCAAATCCCACATCTTCATCTACTATGGATGTTCTCAAgaaaaattccaaccaaacaCCCCTTCTGAAACCAATCTCAACTCTTTACTTTCATTATTTGTTTCCTCATCCTCCCAAGCCTTATACAGCAGTTATGCCATTGGAAACGACACAAACGCATCTTCAGAATCTTCTGTTTACGGTTTGTACCAATGTCGAGGCGATTTAAGGACACAAGATTGCGCAAAATGCATTAAAGAAGCAGTTTCTGAAGTAGGGTTAGCGTGTCCTTACTCATATAGTGGTAGTTtgcagttgaatgagtgtttagTGAGGTTCGAGCATTATGATTTCTTTGGTGAGTTGGATACGAACCTAAGGTTCAAGAAGTGTAGCAAAAGTGTGAGTCATGATGTGGAGTTTATTAAGCGACGTGATGATGTATTGAGTGAGTTGGGTGAGGCTAATCAAGGGTTTAGGGTTGGTAGTGAGGGTTTAGTTCAAGGGTTTTCACAATGTTTAGGTGACGTGAATCCAAACGATTGTAGTTCTTGTCTTGGTGAGGCTATCTCGAAGCTGAAAAGCTTGTGTCGATCATCTGAAGCTGGGGATGTGTTCTTGGCTCAGTGTTACGTGCGATATTGGGCATCTGGTTACTACAATTCTCCTCCGG AATCATCTGGTGGTGATGATATTGGGAAAACAATAGCCATAATTATTGGAGTTGTGGCAGGTGTTGTAGCATTTATTGTGCTTCTTTCTTTTTGCAGAAAATCATGA